The following are encoded together in the Arcticibacterium luteifluviistationis genome:
- a CDS encoding endonuclease/exonuclease/phosphatase family protein has product MITEEIILLLISFPFIIGTFLPLSGGKHWLIRGFDFVRIQSAVILSLTFVLSFLLISDASILVRFIQFALLLSLVTQIKIISPYIILKREKHEHNPDDSEKLTIISVNVLQSNDCYHKLTAMVKDLQPDILLTIESNKAWEEAMEEIEVDYQYNKKVPKENTYGMHFYTKLKAENIKVHYFLTDERPTIEAHLKDRDGKEFVFWGVHPPPPSPTEEVTSKKKDGELLSIAKLIRKSETPSLVIGDFNSVCWSNVSTLFAKTSDLKDARKRRGFFSTFPVKPFFMRFPIDLLYHSEEIKIYHMNTLPEIGSDHLPLYSEFSVNSSVTEKPKPLKEEEKEEIEELIEESEVAEKTED; this is encoded by the coding sequence ATGATAACCGAGGAAATCATATTACTTCTTATTTCATTTCCATTTATAATTGGGACTTTTCTTCCATTAAGTGGCGGAAAACATTGGCTAATAAGGGGTTTTGACTTTGTCAGAATTCAGTCTGCCGTAATTCTAAGTTTAACTTTTGTCTTGAGTTTCCTCCTAATTTCAGATGCTTCTATTTTAGTTAGATTCATTCAATTCGCATTGCTCCTATCCCTTGTTACTCAAATCAAAATCATTTCTCCATACATCATTTTAAAAAGGGAAAAGCATGAACATAATCCAGATGATTCTGAAAAGCTGACAATTATTAGTGTCAATGTTTTGCAGAGCAATGATTGCTACCATAAACTGACAGCAATGGTTAAAGACCTTCAACCAGACATTCTACTGACTATTGAAAGTAATAAAGCTTGGGAAGAAGCTATGGAAGAGATTGAAGTTGATTATCAATACAACAAAAAAGTACCCAAAGAAAACACCTATGGAATGCACTTTTACACTAAACTAAAAGCAGAAAACATAAAGGTGCATTACTTTTTGACTGACGAAAGACCGACTATCGAAGCACATTTGAAAGATAGAGACGGAAAAGAATTTGTGTTTTGGGGTGTACACCCACCTCCACCAAGCCCTACCGAAGAAGTGACTTCAAAAAAGAAAGATGGCGAGCTACTAAGCATTGCCAAATTGATTAGAAAGTCAGAAACTCCTAGTTTAGTTATTGGTGATTTTAATAGCGTATGTTGGTCAAATGTTTCCACGCTATTTGCTAAAACTTCAGACTTGAAAGATGCTCGAAAGCGAAGAGGTTTTTTCTCCACATTTCCTGTCAAACCTTTTTTCATGAGGTTCCCTATTGACTTACTCTACCATTCGGAAGAAATAAAGATTTACCACATGAACACCTTGCCAGAAATTGGCTCTGACCACCTCCCACTTTACTCAGAGTTTAGTGTCAATAGCTCTGTAACAGAAAAGCCAAAACCTTTGAAAGAAGAAGAAAAGGAGGAGATTGAAGAGTTAATAGAAGAAAGTGAGGTGGCTGAAAAAACAGAAGATTAG
- a CDS encoding ABA4-like family protein, whose amino-acid sequence MTPSSIFSFGNAFVLLGWLLLLILPHWKYTQTLVLNGVILLLAVIYAYLVIKDLGSFEMDSFNSLASVKALFTTDTAIAIGWLHYLAFDLFVGAYVVRKSKEVGLARWVYSLILPFVFMFGPVGYVMFVLVKMVKTKSLAE is encoded by the coding sequence ATGACCCCTTCATCTATTTTCTCCTTTGGAAATGCCTTTGTTCTTTTAGGTTGGTTGCTCTTACTTATTTTACCTCATTGGAAATATACACAGACGCTGGTTTTGAATGGAGTTATATTGCTTTTAGCTGTGATATATGCCTATTTAGTTATTAAAGATTTAGGCAGTTTTGAAATGGATAGTTTTAACTCTTTAGCCAGTGTGAAAGCTCTTTTTACTACCGATACCGCCATTGCTATTGGCTGGTTGCATTATCTAGCTTTTGATTTATTTGTTGGAGCCTATGTAGTCAGAAAATCGAAAGAGGTAGGATTAGCAAGGTGGGTTTATAGCTTGATTCTTCCTTTTGTGTTTATGTTTGGGCCTGTTGGTTATGTGATGTTTGTTTTGGTGAAAATGGTTAAAACAAAGTCTTTGGCGGAGTAA
- a CDS encoding LamG domain-containing protein → MAKPRIKTCFTRIIKEIIMAIEYRRLHFMQTVIKTTLLVFLVTTFLSNKLAGQGQYTKPNKALIQKLKATENLVALWQFKEKSGKSKKATGMAKFPLKESDTGIKVLNQGPLSGHSIELTGNQYLTLANTEVKALNITEQVTVLAWVKWTGEQTGFVGGLWNEYQDGGKRQYGLFISLPHYNGDNQVCGHISKTGRPTPPYPYSLDYSASKQKVTPNEWAVVAFTYDGTYAKSYLNGIFEPREPELILHTEGFKETPDGLTHSKNPYYFPDGMGDNVSDFTVGAVLLKRGMGNFFKGQIGGLVVFDRALDEKEIKVLSEI, encoded by the coding sequence ATGGCAAAACCAAGAATCAAAACTTGTTTCACCAGAATCATCAAAGAAATAATAATGGCTATTGAATACAGAAGACTCCATTTTATGCAGACCGTAATCAAAACCACTCTTTTAGTATTTCTAGTAACAACCTTTCTCAGCAATAAACTTGCAGGTCAAGGCCAATATACTAAACCCAATAAAGCACTAATTCAAAAACTAAAAGCAACGGAAAATCTTGTTGCACTCTGGCAGTTTAAAGAGAAAAGTGGCAAGTCTAAAAAAGCAACAGGAATGGCTAAATTTCCCTTAAAAGAATCTGACACAGGAATTAAGGTATTAAATCAAGGACCACTTTCTGGCCATTCTATAGAACTAACCGGTAATCAATATCTCACCCTAGCTAACACTGAAGTAAAAGCTTTAAATATTACAGAGCAAGTAACCGTTTTAGCATGGGTAAAATGGACTGGAGAGCAAACTGGTTTTGTGGGAGGCTTATGGAATGAGTACCAAGATGGAGGCAAACGCCAGTATGGTCTTTTCATTTCATTACCACACTATAATGGTGATAACCAAGTTTGTGGTCATATCTCCAAAACTGGTAGACCAACACCTCCATACCCCTACTCATTAGATTATTCTGCCAGCAAACAAAAAGTAACACCTAATGAATGGGCTGTAGTGGCCTTTACTTACGACGGTACATACGCCAAATCCTATTTGAATGGAATTTTTGAACCACGCGAGCCTGAATTAATTCTTCATACAGAAGGTTTTAAAGAAACTCCAGATGGTCTGACACACAGCAAAAACCCTTATTATTTTCCCGACGGAATGGGTGATAATGTTTCAGACTTCACGGTTGGGGCTGTTTTGCTTAAGAGAGGCATGGGGAATTTCTTCAAAGGTCAGATAGGTGGTTTGGTAGTTTTTGATAGAGCTTTAGATGAAAAAGAAATCAAAGTCTTATCAGAAATCTAA
- a CDS encoding ComEA family DNA-binding protein produces the protein MKRHILLLFIFLNVTAAIGQAPTLEAPKVEIDLDNFIQRLAATQQEDVNYEDLYEALLQFYLNPINLNAAEPDDLRSLFLLSESQIHNFIEHKNRFGNLLSLYELQTIEGFDAETIQTLRPFIRLSNGVSVNDVKGIFNRATDHFLVIRTEQTLEKAEGYREGKYLGAPQKLYARYRLQHPKDFSLGFIMEKDQGEPNIADYTTFHFQLQNKGKLKNAIIGDYQLQFGQGLVMSGGYAAGKGGEPIYTTRRSDLGIRPHNSVLEGGFLRGAAATYQTGQVSLTAFGSYTKRDASINTDVEEREDVYSSILSSGLHRTQSEIDKKGLVNETSAGLNAKWQHGDGHIGFTVLNTNYSSPLERNSREYAVHEFKGTQNTVMGPNFSYSWQNFNFFGEAARSSSGGIGAVGGFVASLSPQVEWALNFRNYDKDFHSFYSNAFGEGSRTINEKGVYTGFKYTPKRGYTFAAFYDKFKFPWLRYLVDGSSDGDDYLLRFTLKPTKKWIFYTQYHREQKQKNFPGNETVTDYLVKTTRQNLLAQFEFNISKNFKSQTRVQYNSFQYETLDRSNGYALIQDIEGSIGRLQLKSRIALFNTESFDSRIYAYENDVLYTVSFPAYFGKGTRLYLVSRYSLTRKIDIWARIARTSLTDRETISSGNNEIPVPHRTDVKLQVRYRF, from the coding sequence ATGAAAAGACATATCCTTTTGCTTTTTATTTTTCTTAATGTAACAGCTGCCATAGGTCAGGCTCCTACTTTAGAAGCACCTAAAGTAGAGATAGACCTTGATAACTTTATTCAGCGGCTAGCCGCTACACAACAAGAGGACGTAAACTATGAAGACCTTTATGAGGCATTACTTCAGTTTTACCTAAACCCAATAAATCTAAATGCTGCAGAACCAGATGATTTGAGAAGTCTGTTTCTCCTTTCAGAATCTCAGATTCATAATTTCATAGAACATAAAAACCGCTTTGGAAATTTATTGAGTCTGTATGAATTACAAACCATTGAGGGTTTTGACGCAGAAACTATTCAAACACTAAGGCCTTTTATCAGACTCAGTAATGGCGTTTCTGTCAATGATGTTAAAGGTATTTTTAATAGAGCTACAGACCATTTTTTGGTCATAAGAACAGAGCAAACACTAGAAAAAGCAGAAGGTTACCGAGAGGGAAAATATTTAGGTGCTCCGCAAAAACTGTATGCTCGGTATAGGCTACAGCACCCAAAAGACTTTAGCCTTGGCTTCATCATGGAAAAAGACCAAGGTGAACCAAACATAGCAGATTACACCACCTTTCATTTTCAGTTACAAAATAAAGGAAAACTAAAAAATGCCATTATAGGTGATTATCAATTGCAATTTGGACAAGGACTAGTAATGTCAGGTGGTTATGCCGCAGGTAAGGGAGGCGAACCTATTTATACTACCAGAAGAAGTGATTTGGGCATAAGACCTCATAATTCTGTCCTAGAAGGTGGTTTTTTAAGAGGTGCTGCAGCTACCTACCAAACAGGTCAAGTTTCACTTACCGCATTTGGTTCTTATACTAAAAGAGACGCCAGCATAAACACGGACGTGGAAGAAAGAGAAGATGTTTACAGTTCTATCCTTTCTTCTGGGCTTCATCGTACCCAATCAGAAATTGATAAAAAAGGCTTGGTAAATGAAACCAGTGCAGGATTAAATGCCAAATGGCAGCATGGGGATGGACATATTGGATTCACTGTTTTAAATACAAACTACAGCAGCCCTCTAGAACGGAATTCCAGAGAGTATGCTGTTCACGAGTTTAAGGGGACTCAAAACACAGTAATGGGACCAAACTTCTCTTACTCATGGCAAAACTTTAATTTCTTTGGCGAAGCAGCTCGCTCTAGTAGCGGAGGTATTGGAGCCGTTGGAGGGTTTGTAGCTTCACTTAGCCCCCAAGTGGAATGGGCTTTAAACTTCAGAAATTACGATAAAGACTTCCACAGTTTTTATTCCAATGCTTTTGGCGAAGGAAGCAGAACCATCAATGAAAAAGGTGTTTATACTGGTTTTAAATACACACCAAAAAGAGGTTATACTTTTGCAGCTTTTTATGATAAATTCAAGTTCCCTTGGTTAAGGTATTTGGTAGACGGCTCTTCTGATGGCGATGACTACCTCCTCCGATTCACCTTAAAACCTACCAAAAAGTGGATTTTTTATACGCAATATCATAGAGAGCAGAAGCAAAAGAATTTCCCGGGGAATGAAACTGTAACAGATTATTTGGTCAAAACCACTAGACAAAATCTTCTGGCTCAATTTGAGTTTAACATTAGTAAAAACTTCAAATCACAAACTAGAGTACAGTATAATTCCTTTCAATACGAAACCTTAGACCGCTCAAATGGCTACGCCCTAATACAAGATATAGAAGGGAGTATTGGTCGCTTGCAGCTCAAAAGCCGCATAGCTCTTTTCAATACCGAGTCTTTTGATTCTAGAATTTACGCCTACGAAAACGACGTACTCTACACCGTTTCTTTCCCTGCCTATTTTGGAAAAGGAACACGCCTATACTTAGTAAGTCGATACAGCCTTACCCGAAAAATTGACATTTGGGCCAGAATAGCCCGTACTTCACTTACAGATCGAGAAACCATAAGCTCAGGAAATAATGAAATCCCTGTACCGCACAGAACAGATGTGAAGTTGCAGGTTAGGTATAGGTTTTAA
- a CDS encoding DUF5362 family protein: MENTLYLSENGKQDLLESAKWAKFLAIVGFVGSGLLVVFAFGLSTLMSFLPNSESFESLGPSYFLGMTFIYVVMAVIYFFPCLYLFKFAKSTKLAILEEDNELLHLALFNMRKMFKFVGVMTLTILILYGVLIVFGVLAGGAAMLMY; the protein is encoded by the coding sequence ATGGAAAACACACTTTACCTTTCAGAAAACGGAAAACAAGATTTATTAGAATCGGCGAAATGGGCTAAATTTTTAGCCATAGTTGGTTTTGTAGGCAGTGGTCTTTTAGTCGTTTTTGCTTTTGGACTTAGTACGCTAATGAGTTTTTTACCTAATAGCGAAAGTTTCGAAAGCCTTGGTCCATCTTACTTTTTAGGCATGACGTTTATTTACGTAGTGATGGCTGTTATCTACTTTTTCCCTTGTCTTTACCTTTTCAAATTTGCAAAAAGTACTAAACTAGCAATTCTAGAAGAAGATAATGAACTACTACATCTAGCACTTTTTAACATGCGGAAAATGTTCAAATTTGTCGGGGTCATGACCCTTACCATTTTGATACTTTATGGCGTACTTATAGTCTTTGGAGTTTTAGCTGGAGGTGCAGCAATGCTAATGTATTAG
- a CDS encoding thymidine kinase yields MFIEPKRGRSNDQKMGWVELICGSMFSGKTEELIRRLNRAKIAQQNVEIFKPGIDTRYDEEDIVSHNKNSIRSTPVNSAAEILLYAGNCDVVGIDEAQFLDKGVVEVVNKLANSGKRVIVAGLDMDSKGEPFGPMPALMAVAEYVTKVHAICVKCGDIAHFSYRTVADEKQVLLGELESYEARCRRCYNMAKKAEPALGTN; encoded by the coding sequence ATGTTTATAGAGCCGAAAAGAGGTAGGTCAAATGACCAAAAGATGGGTTGGGTGGAATTGATATGTGGCTCCATGTTTAGCGGAAAAACGGAAGAACTCATAAGAAGGCTCAATAGAGCTAAAATTGCTCAACAAAACGTTGAAATATTTAAGCCAGGAATAGATACACGATATGATGAGGAAGACATAGTTTCTCATAATAAAAATTCTATAAGGTCAACCCCTGTAAACTCGGCTGCGGAGATATTACTTTATGCAGGAAACTGTGATGTGGTAGGAATAGACGAAGCTCAGTTTCTAGATAAAGGCGTGGTGGAAGTGGTGAATAAGTTAGCAAACTCGGGCAAAAGAGTCATAGTGGCTGGCTTAGACATGGATTCAAAAGGAGAACCCTTTGGCCCAATGCCAGCACTTATGGCGGTGGCAGAATACGTAACTAAGGTTCACGCTATTTGTGTGAAATGCGGTGACATAGCCCACTTTTCATACAGAACAGTTGCGGATGAAAAACAGGTGCTTTTAGGCGAATTAGAGAGTTATGAAGCAAGATGCCGCAGGTGCTATAACATGGCAAAAAAAGCGGAACCTGCTTTAGGAACAAATTAA
- a CDS encoding molybdopterin-dependent oxidoreductase, translating to MQQFHYRTCNLCEAMCGLKITHENQEIIKIEGDKEDTFSRGHICPKAYGLKEIYQDPDRLKTPIKKVNGAWQPISWELAYKEIAAKIIELNIKHGPDSIAVYQGNPSIHNLGTTLTGPRFFKALKTKNIYSASSSDQVPHHFASWQMFGHPMLVPITDIDNTELFIIAGGNPLVSNGSMMTVPDIGNRLKSISKRGGKVIVIDPRYTETAAKADQHIFIKPGTDAWLFTAMLKYIFDENLVNMEHLEDFTDGLSELKTAISDFDIATASQKTGIDQNVIKTLAAEIAKTKKAALYGRMGISTQAFGGLNNWLINAINIVSGNLDIEGGLLFTKPLIDFIGKAKPKNRYNRWQSRVRKFPEFLGELPVACLSEEIETEGKGQIKMLMTSCGNPVLSITNGNRLDKALEKLDYMVSFDIYLNETTKHADIILPPATGIETSHYDLSFNALAVRNTAKYSPALFPKQDDAKYDWEIFQELGHTLAKAAGMEPPNNGKVYTPEEMLTISLKQNDYDLSFKDLEQQNHGIDLGPLKPQLPERLGNEDKRIKICPELLVNDLKRLIQSSEKEGYLLIGKRHLRDNNSWMHNSELLQKGKNRCLLLINPADAKKEGIKTGDKVAVKSRVGEVSIEVKVTTDIMPGVLVIPHGYGHGKGNIKLSVAEKNPGVSANDLTDDMLIDELTGNAAFSNVRVQISALA from the coding sequence ATGCAGCAGTTTCATTACAGAACTTGCAACCTTTGCGAAGCTATGTGCGGACTAAAAATAACGCACGAAAACCAAGAGATAATTAAAATAGAGGGCGACAAAGAAGACACGTTTAGTCGTGGCCATATTTGCCCTAAGGCCTACGGACTTAAAGAAATATACCAAGACCCAGACCGACTCAAAACTCCTATAAAAAAAGTTAACGGAGCGTGGCAACCCATTTCTTGGGAATTAGCTTACAAAGAAATAGCCGCCAAAATAATAGAACTTAATATTAAGCATGGCCCAGATAGCATAGCCGTATATCAGGGTAACCCCAGTATTCATAATTTAGGAACCACACTTACAGGTCCCCGTTTTTTCAAAGCCCTTAAAACCAAAAACATTTATTCGGCCTCTTCTTCAGACCAAGTCCCCCATCATTTTGCATCATGGCAAATGTTTGGGCATCCTATGTTAGTTCCCATTACAGACATTGACAATACAGAGCTATTTATAATTGCTGGAGGTAACCCACTGGTTTCAAATGGTAGCATGATGACCGTTCCCGATATTGGAAATAGGTTAAAATCCATATCTAAACGAGGAGGAAAAGTTATTGTCATTGACCCTCGCTATACAGAAACAGCCGCCAAAGCAGACCAACACATTTTTATCAAACCCGGTACAGACGCTTGGCTATTTACTGCCATGTTAAAGTATATTTTTGACGAGAACCTGGTCAACATGGAACATCTTGAAGACTTCACAGATGGCCTATCTGAATTAAAAACTGCCATTTCAGACTTTGACATAGCTACTGCATCTCAGAAAACAGGCATTGACCAAAATGTCATAAAAACGCTAGCTGCCGAGATAGCAAAAACTAAAAAAGCAGCCCTTTACGGCAGAATGGGCATTAGCACTCAAGCTTTTGGTGGCCTAAATAATTGGCTTATAAATGCCATAAACATAGTTTCAGGCAATTTGGATATAGAAGGTGGTCTTCTTTTCACAAAACCTCTAATAGATTTCATTGGCAAAGCCAAACCTAAAAACCGATATAATAGGTGGCAAAGTAGAGTTAGAAAATTTCCAGAGTTTTTAGGTGAACTTCCAGTGGCTTGTTTATCTGAAGAAATAGAAACCGAAGGCAAAGGTCAAATTAAAATGCTCATGACTAGTTGTGGAAATCCGGTACTCTCTATTACCAACGGTAATCGACTAGACAAGGCTCTTGAGAAACTAGATTACATGGTGAGTTTTGACATTTACCTTAACGAAACCACCAAGCATGCTGATATCATTTTGCCTCCGGCTACGGGAATTGAAACGAGCCATTACGACTTATCATTTAATGCTCTGGCAGTAAGGAACACAGCCAAATACTCCCCTGCCCTTTTCCCAAAACAAGATGACGCCAAATACGACTGGGAGATTTTTCAGGAACTAGGTCACACACTAGCTAAGGCTGCAGGTATGGAACCGCCAAATAATGGCAAAGTTTATACACCAGAAGAAATGTTAACCATAAGTTTAAAACAAAACGACTATGATTTAAGCTTTAAAGATCTAGAACAACAAAATCATGGCATTGACCTTGGTCCTTTAAAACCACAGCTTCCTGAACGCCTTGGAAATGAAGACAAACGAATTAAGATTTGCCCAGAACTACTGGTAAATGACTTAAAACGTTTAATACAGTCTTCTGAAAAAGAAGGTTACTTATTAATAGGTAAAAGACATTTAAGAGATAATAATAGCTGGATGCATAATTCAGAATTACTTCAAAAAGGTAAGAACAGGTGTTTACTGTTAATTAACCCAGCTGATGCAAAAAAAGAAGGAATTAAAACTGGTGATAAAGTCGCTGTTAAATCTAGGGTTGGTGAAGTTAGTATTGAAGTAAAAGTTACCACAGACATTATGCCGGGGGTATTAGTGATTCCGCATGGTTACGGCCACGGTAAAGGAAATATTAAACTAAGTGTGGCTGAGAAAAACCCAGGCGTAAGTGCAAATGACCTTACCGACGATATGCTGATAGACGAACTTACAGGAAATGCCGCATTTAGTAATGTAAGGGTTCAAATTTCAGCCCTAGCTTAA
- a CDS encoding RNA polymerase sigma factor, translating to MTPKKYIEKNSVIVEACKRGDRKAQYQLYKLYAKAMLSTCMRFVKQQDEAEDVLQEAFVDAFTKIDSFRMEASFGLWLKQIVVNKSINYLRSKKLDLVDIEDHKHHIVDEGEFFYEDDDKDYKIESINMAMPLLPDGYRTVLNMYLFEGFDHEEIAEFLGISESTSRTQYMRAKKKLLQIMSNGQA from the coding sequence TTGACACCTAAAAAATACATAGAAAAGAACTCCGTAATAGTGGAGGCATGTAAGCGTGGAGACCGCAAAGCCCAATACCAACTGTATAAGCTTTACGCAAAAGCCATGCTTAGTACCTGCATGCGTTTTGTAAAACAACAAGACGAGGCAGAAGACGTTTTGCAAGAAGCTTTTGTAGATGCATTTACCAAAATAGACTCTTTCAGAATGGAAGCATCTTTTGGGCTCTGGCTAAAGCAAATTGTGGTAAACAAGTCTATCAATTACCTACGGTCAAAAAAACTAGACCTGGTAGATATTGAAGACCATAAACACCACATAGTGGATGAAGGCGAATTCTTTTATGAAGACGACGACAAAGATTATAAAATAGAATCAATAAACATGGCAATGCCCCTTTTGCCAGATGGTTACAGAACAGTTTTAAACATGTACCTGTTTGAAGGTTTTGACCATGAAGAAATCGCGGAGTTCTTAGGAATAAGCGAAAGCACATCAAGAACGCAGTACATGCGAGCGAAAAAAAAATTACTTCAAATTATGAGCAATGGACAAGCTTAA
- a CDS encoding M1 family metallopeptidase — MTHKPIMFPSGKTFLTAVFSITLILLIQPLASAQNKSTRVFEQLGEDLPTPNEYRTGSGAPGHAYYQQKADYKIKVELDDENQRIIGSEEVIYYNFSPDPLKYIWVQLDMNMFKDNSINALSKTGGISDKMTSGQINGLQSASSVFGDVDKSRERGYNITVVKDLNGNDLKYTINSTMMRIDLPTPLQKDETFSFKIDWSYNMAAYYGRSGFEFFEEDGNYNYFVAHWFPRMAVYDDVNGWQHKQFVGSGEFALVFGDYEVDITVPDDHVLVATGECQNYNQVLSRTQRKRMEEAAKATQPVVIVTQDEAIEASKTKSTKKKTWKFKAENVRDFAFASSRRFIWDAMQTDVYNNGRKIWSMSVYPKEGNPLWGQYSTKVVEHTMKVYGERTFEYPYPVAISCHSTAGGGMEYPMISFNGGRPESDGTYSQFTKRGMIGVIIHEVGHNFFPMIVNSDERQWTWMDEGLNSFMQYLAEQEWDRDFLSRRGEPQDIVSYMRSDPSQMQPIMTNSEQIIQFGNNAYGKPAIALNILRETVMGRELFDYAFKEYAQRWAFKHPKPADFFRTMEDASGVDLDWFWRGWFYTTDPVDQELTSVEWYAVDSENPEISKAEERKAYEASRNTMAVNRNKTDVKVTVEEADKAYQDFYSTYDPYAVTPQDQAKYEKFKANLSDDHKALIDAGTNFYALSIKNKGGLVMPVIVKMDFEDGTSEVARFPAEIWRKNSEEIIKTIPTAKRVVKFTLDPFLEIADIDTGNNTFPKAPEAPSRFQIYKRTRGSSLNPMQEAAQN; from the coding sequence ATGACTCATAAACCAATAATGTTTCCTTCGGGCAAAACATTCTTAACGGCGGTCTTCAGTATTACTTTAATACTTTTAATACAGCCGTTGGCATCCGCCCAAAACAAAAGCACTAGAGTTTTTGAACAATTAGGAGAAGACTTACCAACCCCTAATGAGTATAGGACTGGTTCAGGTGCACCTGGTCATGCTTATTACCAACAAAAAGCCGACTATAAAATCAAAGTAGAACTTGACGACGAAAACCAAAGAATTATTGGTTCTGAAGAAGTCATCTATTATAACTTCTCGCCAGATCCTTTAAAATACATTTGGGTACAGCTTGACATGAATATGTTTAAAGACAATTCTATCAACGCACTTTCTAAAACTGGCGGCATTAGCGACAAAATGACTTCAGGCCAAATCAATGGTTTACAGTCTGCCAGTTCAGTTTTTGGCGATGTAGATAAAAGCAGAGAACGAGGTTACAACATTACAGTGGTAAAAGACTTAAATGGCAATGACCTTAAATACACTATCAATAGCACTATGATGCGTATTGATTTGCCTACTCCATTACAGAAAGACGAGACTTTCTCATTCAAAATTGACTGGTCTTATAACATGGCTGCCTACTATGGCCGTTCTGGTTTTGAGTTTTTTGAAGAAGATGGTAATTACAACTATTTTGTGGCTCACTGGTTTCCAAGAATGGCAGTTTATGATGACGTAAACGGCTGGCAGCACAAACAATTTGTAGGTAGTGGTGAGTTTGCTTTAGTTTTTGGTGATTATGAAGTTGACATTACCGTACCAGACGACCACGTTTTAGTAGCCACTGGTGAGTGTCAAAACTACAACCAAGTATTAAGCCGTACTCAAAGAAAAAGAATGGAAGAGGCTGCAAAAGCAACTCAGCCAGTAGTTATAGTAACGCAAGACGAAGCTATTGAAGCTTCAAAAACAAAATCGACTAAAAAGAAAACTTGGAAGTTTAAAGCAGAAAATGTTCGTGACTTCGCTTTTGCTTCTTCCAGAAGGTTTATTTGGGATGCCATGCAAACCGATGTTTACAACAACGGTCGTAAAATATGGAGCATGTCGGTTTATCCTAAAGAAGGAAATCCATTATGGGGTCAATACAGTACCAAAGTGGTAGAACACACCATGAAAGTATATGGTGAGCGTACTTTTGAGTATCCTTATCCAGTAGCTATTTCATGTCACTCTACAGCTGGTGGCGGTATGGAGTATCCTATGATTTCTTTTAACGGAGGCCGTCCAGAAAGTGACGGTACTTATTCTCAGTTTACTAAAAGAGGAATGATTGGTGTTATTATTCACGAAGTGGGTCATAACTTCTTCCCTATGATAGTCAACTCTGACGAGCGTCAGTGGACATGGATGGACGAAGGCCTTAACTCCTTTATGCAATATTTAGCAGAACAAGAGTGGGACAGAGATTTCCTCTCAAGAAGAGGTGAGCCACAAGACATCGTTTCTTACATGCGTTCTGACCCGTCTCAAATGCAGCCTATTATGACCAATTCTGAGCAAATAATTCAGTTTGGAAATAATGCCTACGGCAAACCTGCAATAGCCCTTAATATTTTGAGAGAAACCGTTATGGGCAGAGAACTATTTGATTATGCTTTTAAAGAATATGCTCAAAGATGGGCTTTCAAACATCCTAAGCCTGCTGATTTCTTCCGAACTATGGAAGATGCTTCTGGTGTAGATTTAGATTGGTTTTGGAGAGGCTGGTTTTATACCACGGACCCAGTAGATCAAGAGTTAACTAGCGTAGAATGGTATGCTGTCGATTCTGAAAATCCGGAAATATCTAAAGCAGAAGAGCGTAAAGCTTATGAAGCGAGCAGAAATACAATGGCTGTAAACAGAAATAAGACAGACGTAAAAGTAACTGTAGAAGAAGCTGATAAAGCCTACCAAGATTTCTATAGTACCTATGACCCATATGCAGTCACACCTCAAGACCAAGCAAAATATGAGAAGTTCAAAGCAAACTTAAGTGATGACCACAAAGCACTAATAGACGCTGGCACCAATTTTTATGCTTTAAGCATCAAAAACAAAGGTGGTTTAGTTATGCCAGTTATTGTCAAAATGGATTTTGAAGACGGAACTAGCGAAGTGGCTCGTTTCCCTGCAGAAATCTGGAGAAAGAACTCGGAAGAAATTATCAAAACTATTCCTACGGCAAAGAGAGTGGTCAAATTCACTTTAGACCCTTTCCTTGAGATAGCAGATATTGACACAGGAAACAACACTTTCCCGAAAGCTCCTGAAGCTCCATCTAGGTTCCAAATTTATAAAAGGACTCGTGGTTCTTCTTTAAATCCTATGCAGGAGGCAGCTCAGAATTAA